The genomic window CCCCCAAGGGGGGCCGTCCGCCCCTTGGCGGCCGGTCGCCGACGGACTCACGTACGCCTACCAGTTGGTCGAGTTGATCCGGGAGTTGTCGCCCGCCCCGATCGGCGTGGCGGCGTTTCCGTTTGGGCACCCCTCGGCGGCTTCCTTGGAGCACGATGCCGTCGTGTTGGCCCTCAAACAAAAGTCCGGCGCCGACTTCGCGCTTTCGCAGGTCCTTTTCGACGCGGACGCCTATTCGCGGATGGTGGAGCGGATGACCCGCGCCGGCGCCACGCTGCCGATCATCCCGGGCATCATGCCGGTGACGGGCACGGCCCGGCGCGAGAAGCTGGAGTTGTTCTCCGGCGGCCCGCTGCCGGCCGCGTTGGCCGAGCGCGTGGCCGGGGCGGGCGGCGCGGAGGAAGTGGATCGGATCGGCGTGGACTGGTCCGTCAAACTGGTGGGCGAACTGCTGGAGCGGGGCGCTCCGGGGATCCACTTCTACACCCTCAACTCTTCGGCGGTGACGGAGGCGATCTGCCGGGAGGCGGGGCTGGACGCGCGCCGATAACCGCTTGTCCACAGGCTTGCGGGCACCGGGCGGGTGAGGCTGCCGCTCGGCCGCCAGGGTGTTGGGGTGAACACGCCAACTTACCTATTAGAGAAGGCCAGCGGCCTTGACGTCGTTGCGCTCTTGCCCGCCCACATCGGATTCACGCCCCAGGACAGCATTGTCGTGGGCGCCGTGCATCCTCCTCGGGGACGGCTGGGCGTGGTGGTGCGCCTTGACCGCCTGCGCGCCGACCGCGACGTTCTGCGGGAACTCGCCGCCGGCCGCGCCGATTGGCTGCGCCAGTCCGGGGCGCGCGCCTCGTTCCTGGTCCGCTACGCCCCTCCCGGCGCGGAGGCGGTCGAGGAGGACGAGGCGTTCTGGGTCTGGGCGGACGTTCTCGGGGAGCGGCTGCCCGTGATCGGCTGCTGGGACGTCATGGGCGAAGCCCATCAGGAGCTGGACCCGGCCGCCCGGCGGCGGATCGGGCCCGTCTTCGGGCCCCAGGACCTGCAATCGACGCGGGCCGCCGCCACCCTCGCGCTGGCGGGGCTGGCGCCCAAAGCCAGGCGGGAGGACCTGGCGCGGATCGAACTGGCGCCCGAGGCGGCCCGCAAGGCGGCCCGGGCGGCGCAGCTCCGCGCCCGCGATCAGACCCTGGCCTTGGGGCCGGAGCAACTGCGGGGCTGGCGCCTGGCGGGCCTGGAGGTGTGGGCGCGTTGGCAGCGGCGTCTCCTCCAACGGCCCGGCGCGGCGGTGCCGCCGTCGCAATTGGGCCGGCTGGCCGCGCTGCTGGCCGACCAGGTCGCCCGGGACGCGGTCATGGCCAGCGCCTTCGTCGGGGCGGGCGAGGCGCCCAAGCGGATCGTGTGCGGCGGGGACGCCTCCGCCCTGTTCGACCCGTGGGCTTCGCGCGGAGTTGACCAAGACCTGGCGGACGCGAGCCTGGACCTGTTGACCCAGGTCGCCTCCCATCTGACGCCCCGCCGCCGGGGCGCCGTCTACGCGCTGGGCGCCACCTGGCACTGGTGGTGCGGCAACGGTCCGGCGGCGGAGGAATGGGCGCGGGCGGCCATGGACTGCCACGACTGCCCCCAGCTGGCGGCCCTGGTCTTGGCCGTGCTTGAACGCGAGATCTTCCCGGCCGCCCTCCAACGCTTGGCGGCCTGACGGGCGGGCTCCCGCCCAGATTTCCTCTTCGACGCCGTGTCAAGTGAAACAAACCGGCTGGCACTGTCGTTATACTTACCGGGATTCCGTGTGCCTCCCCTTCCTTCGTTCAGGCTGTCGACGCCTCCGTTCGACTATGCCGAGGGTCGGCCACGGCGTCGATTGCAACGTAGGGTCGGCCTGGTCCGGCCGCTGTTATGAGGATAAGGAGTGGGTACGTGGCGAAGGCTACAACAGCATCTTCGACTGAAGCCGCCCAACCAACCGATTCGGCGCGGAGCTCCAGCCGCGCCTCGACCAAGACAACACCCAGCAAGCCGGCGGCGCGGACGCGGACCGCCGCCAAGGCCCCCGCGGCGAAGGTTCCCGCCGCCAAAGCGCCCGCCCGCAAGGCCAAGGCCGAAAAGCCTGCCCCGGCCCCGACGGCGGCCGAGGAAGAGGCGGTGGCGACGGCATCGGACACGGCTGAACAAACCCCGGCCAAACGGACGCGGGCGCCAAGAAGGACCACGGCCAAGGCCGCCGCGGCCAAACGCGCGGCCGACCTGCCGGAAGACGGGGACGAACCCGAAGCCGAACCGGAGCTGGAAGGCCCGCCGGCGGACGCGCCAGAGGAAGCGCTCGCGGCTGTGGAGGAAGAAGAGGAGGAGGACGCCCGGGGATTCGTGTTCTCCGACTCGGACGAGGACGACGCGCCGGCGGTCCAGGTCCAGGTGGCCGGGGCCACAGCGGACCCGGTCAAGGACTACCTCAAACAGATCGGCAAGGTCGCGCTCCTCAACGCGGAACAAGAGGTCGAACTGGCCAAACGCATCGAGGCCGGACTGTTCGCGGAGGAGAAGCTGGCGACGGAGTCCGGGCTGGAGCCGAAGCTGAGGCGCGAACTTGAATGGCTGGCGAACGACGGCCGGCGGGCCAAGAACCACCTGCTGGAGGCGAACCTGCGTTTGGTGGTCTCGCTGGCGAAGCGGTACACGGGCCGGGGCATGCTGTTCCTGGACCTGATCCAGGAGGGGAACCTGGGGCTGATCCGGGCGGTCGAGAAGTTCGACTACACCAAAGGCTTCAAGTTCTCGACCTACGCGACGTGGTGGATTCGCCAGGCGATCACCCGCGCCATGGCGGATCAGGCGCGGACCATCCGCATCCCGGTGCACATGGTGGAGGTCATCAACAAGCTCGCCCGCGTGCAGCGCCAGCTGCTCCAAGACCTGGGGCGGGAGCCCACTCCGGAGGAACTGGGGCGCGAGCTCGACATGACCCCGGAAAAGGTCGCCGAAGTGCAGAAATACGGCCGCGAGCCCATTTCACTGCACACGCCTTTGGGGGAGGACGGGGACAGCGAATTCGGCGACTTGATCGAGGACTCGGAGGCGGTTGTGCCCGCCGAGGCGGTCAGCTTCACCCTTTTGCAGGAGCAACTGCACGCGGTGCTGGACACCCTCTCGGAGAGGGAGGCCGGCGTGGTGTCCATGCGGTTCGGGCTGACCGACGGCCAGCCGAAAACCCTGGACGAGATCGGCAAAGTCTACGGGGTCACCCGCGAGCGGATCCGGCAGATCGAGTCCAAAACCATGTCCAAACTGCGTCACCCCTCGCGCTCGCAGGTGCTGCGCGATTATCTTGACTGAGTGACCAAACGGCAGTCGGGGTTGCACCGAGACAAGGGCTCCGGGCGGGATAGCGCCGCGCGGACGGCCGTGCGGCGCTCGGCTGGGCTCGGCGTGGTGGCTGGAGTGGCGCTGGTGCTGGTCGTCTGGGGCGCCGCCAACGTGTGGGGGCCTTCCGGGGCCGACTGGCTGGCGCGAGTGGCCACCTCGTCCCCTTCAACCAGCCCGAGCCCGGCCGGTCCGAGTCCGGCGAAGAGCGGGTTCTTGGACCAGTCGGCGGTGCGGGCGGGGGATTGGTCTCCGCCGTCGCCGTCCCCGCCCGTGCCTTCCCCTTCCTCAGCCCCGCCCGCGCCAGCGGTTCCCGTGCGGGCGACCGTAACTTATGAGATCGCGTCAAGGGGCGCCGTCAGCGCCGACCTGGAGGACTTCGCGACGCAGGTGGCGCGCTACCTAAGCGACCCGCTGGGCTGGCCGGGAGCCGGCGTTGAGTTCAAACGGGTGGACAGCGGCGGCCTTATCACCATCTGGCTGGTCGAGGACTCCCAGGTGCCCAGTTTCTCAAGCATCTGCTCGACAGGCCTGTCCTGCTCTATCGGCCGCAACATCATCATCAACGAAGTGCGTTGGCTCGAGTCGGCGCCGCCCGGCGTCATGGACGAGGTCCCCCTCGACCAGTACCGCATGATGGTCGTCAACCACGAGGTGGGCCACTGGCTGGGCCACCACAACCACTCGAGTTGCCCCGGACCCGGCCGGGTCGCGCCGCTGATGATGCAACAGTCGAAGGGCCTGAACGGCTGCACGTTCAACCCGTACCCGCTGCCGAACGAGCTGACGGCACCGGACTTGTTCCCCTAAACGGGGACGTAAACGGGGACGGTACCAGTTTCAGACGGTGCGCTGGCGGGACCGAGCGGCATCGTACATTAGTTCGCCTTTGGGCGGCCTGTCAAATGAAAAGCGCTCCGGACCCTTTCGGATCCGGAGCGCTTTTGGCCTTCGGTGCTCGGGCTGCGCCTAGTCGACGCCGGGGATTTGGTCGGTGAAGTCGTCAATGCTGATGGCCTGCTTCTCAAGGGCAGGCCGCAGCTCGCGTCCGTGATGGCCGCAGAAGAGCAATTCGCCGGACATGAGGCCGACCCGGAAGTAGGCTCGCGCGCCGCAGCGATCGCACCGGTCGAGGGCGTTCAAGGCAGGTGCCTGTTGAGTTATCGTCACGTTGCCATACAACCACGGGTGCCGCCGATCCATGCCCCTCGAAGGGCCCGTTTCGCTGCCCGCGTAAGGCGCGGGTAACGTGGCTGTTGTCCCCGTCCGGATTCAGTTAGGAGAAGGCCATGGCCGACGAACCGACTGCGGGCCCGCCCCCGCCAAAGGAAATGCGGCTGCGCTACGCCGGCCAATGTCGGCTCTGCGGCCAGGAGCTGGCCGCCAAGACACGGGCGGTCTACGAACCCGCCTCCAAGACGGTGCTCTGCCTGGAATGCGCGGGCGCCGGGGGAGCGGAGACGGAAGGCGCGGAGACCGCCAGCCTGGCGCCACGTGCGCCGGATCCGGTCCCAAGCGCCCAAGACCCCGCCCCAAAAGCGAAGGATGAACCCGCTCCGGCGCTCCCAGCCGACGTGTACGTCATCGGCGATCCGGGGCGTTCGGCGCGCCAGGAGTTCGAACGCCGGCACAAGAAGCGCGAAGACCGTGTCCGGACCGCCCACCCGAAGATCGGCGGTTTCCTGTTGGCGATCAGCGACGACCCGCAGTCGACCGCCGCCTGGAGCACCGGCGCGACCGGCGAGGAGGTGCTGGGCAAACGCATGAACCAAGCGGCCGGACCGCTGTTCAGGGTGCTGCATGATCGGCGGATTCCGCGTTCGACGGCGAACATAGACCACATCGTTGTCGCCGGCAGCGGGGTCTGGGTGGTGGACGCCAAGCGGTACAAGGGCCGGCCGGCGCTGCGTGTCGAGGGCGGCATCCTGTCGCCGCGGGTTGAGAAACTGACTGTTGGGGGCCGGGACTGCACCAAATTGGTCGACGGTGTGCTGAAACAGGTCGGCATTGTGCAGGGCATTCTTGACCAACACGGGGAGGGCGCCCCGGTCTTCGGCGCGCTCTGTTTTGTCGACGCCGACTGGCCCTTGTTCGGCGGCGCGATCAAGACCAAAGGCGTGCGCGCGCTGTGGTGGGACAAGCTGTCCGCCGTCATCCGCGCCGCCGGTCCTCTGGGCGAGGCGGACGTGTACCGCGTTTGGAGCCTTCTGGCGGGCGGCCTCCCCGACCGGTGACCGACGGGTTCGGGCTTCGGCGCCCGATGCCGTTTGGTCGCCCAACCGCCCCTCGGCTCGTTGCGGTTTGGGCTGGTTTGGGATGTTTTGGCTGGTCATTAGAGTGTCAGGGGTGGGTTCTAGGGTTGTTGGCATGGCGATGGCGCGGCTTGACGACTGGTCGGGGTTCCCGGCGGATCCGGTGGGGGACCCACGGGCGGGCGTGTGCGAGGCGCATGAGCTTGGTTGGTGTTCCTGCTGGTGGGAGGGTCTGGACGCGTCGGAGTTGTTGGATTTGGCCGCGTCCTTTGGGCCGGGTCCGCAGGCCGCAATGGTGTTGGCCAGGGTCGCGGACATGGATGAGGTCTCGCAGCGTGACCGCATTCGGTTGGTGGGGCTATGGGAGGCGCAATCGCGGTGGTGCGCGGGGCAGGGGGCTCTGACTCTGGCGAAGGCGTGCCGGGACGCGGAGGAGCGGGCGGATGAGGCCGGGGTCAGCCCGCCGCGGTCCCTGATCGCAGAAGCGGCGCTCGTGGCGGGTTTGACCTCGTACGCGGCGCACATGGCGGCCCGGGTTGGGCAGGCTGGCTTGGATGAGCCGGCGATCGGCGACGCTTTAGCTGCCGGGGTTCTTGGGGTCAGCGCCGGAAACGCGATTCTGAGGGCCGCCGAGCGCTTGGAGGACCCCGCCAATCAGCGCCGGGTGCTGGCCCACGGAGCGGCGCTGGCCGCCCAGGGGCAGAGCCGCCCCCGGATTCAGGAGGGTTGCGAGCAGTTGGCGACAGACCTGGACCCGGCTGGCTTGTCGCACGCCCATGAGGTCGCGTATCTGGAGCGGAGCATCCGTTTTCGGTCGCGTTCGGCCGCGATGGGCGTGATCACAGTCTTCGGGGCCGCGCATGAGCTGAGTCGGATCATAGAGCTGGTCGGCGCTGCGGCACGGGCCGGTGGACCGGGAGACCCAAGGACCGCCGACCAGCGCCGCTACGACGCATTCGTTGGGTGTTTTCTAGAGCAGGCGGCCGGGGCGGGCGGCTCACCCGGTGCTGATCCGGTTGGGGGCGACGAAACCGGGTCGGAAGGGGGAGCGAACTCGAGGCGGCGCCCGCCTGCCGGTGGTCGGATGCCCCGGTGCGAGGTGCTCGTGCGGATGGACGCCACGACCCTGCTGGGGCTGGACAACAGAGCGGGTTTGATTCTCGGCGTCGGGCCGGTTCCCGCAGAAGTCGGCCGTGCGATCGCGAAGGACGCGACCTGGCGGGGGCTTTTCGTGGACCCGGCGTCGGGGCGCCCTGTGTGGCAGTCGGAGAGGAGATTCCGGGCTGGAATGGTGTTCGGGGCGGTCTCCGGACAGAGGGCTGGTGCGGGGCCGCCTCAGAACGGTCCGGAGGCGGGTCTCGAACACGCCTGTGGGACCAACGGCGATCAAGCCCACAGCGGTTGCTGTTGCGGCGGGGAAGGGGGCGGAAGCTCCCCGCCGGGCACGGGATCGGAGTCTGCGATGGCGGCGGTCGGCGTCAACCCGTGGGGCGAGGCGAAAGACTGGCCCATGGAGGTGGAGGCGAACAACGCTTACTCGCCCGGCGCGCGGCTGCGCCGGTGGCTGGCGGTGCGTCAACCCACCTGCGCGAACCCGGCCTGCGGGCGCAAACACGCTGGTTGCGAGGTCGACCACATAGACCCCTACGACCCGTCGTCCCCGGCCGAGGACCAGACGGTTCTCGCCAACCTGCAGCACTTGACCAAGGGATGCCACGAATTGAAGACGCATTTCGGCTGGGATTACGGGCGCGACCCGGAGACCGGGATAACGACCATCACGACCCCGCTCGGGTTCGTCTACCAACGCCAACCCGATCGGCTCGCTTGACCTAGCAGTTCCAGTTGATCTTGGCGGGGTTTGGCTCGTTCTCCACGGCGATTGATCGGAGGGCCGCTTCCATCTTGGCGCATTCCCGCGCGGCGATGCCGTCGTAGACGTCGGCGGCCTGGTCCAGGCCCACCTGGTCGTACGCGACGGCTGCGGCGCCGTAGAACGCCATCCCGAGGGAGTGAGTCGGGGCGTGGATCGAGCCGGCCGCTTGGCCAATCGCGCGGGCGGCGGCCTGAGCCGCCGTATCGGAGTCCAACTCGCGGGCCGCCGCGTGGCACTCGCCGAGGATGATCTTCTTGACTTCGGGCAGTTTGAGCTGTCCCGCTATCCAGGCGCGGGAGGCGGCTATGGCGTGCGCGGGCCGGCTGTCGCCGGGACGGCGCCGCTCGTAGATCGGCAAGATGCGAACCTCGGCGTAATCCAGGCACCAGCTCATCAGCGTCGGCTTGCTCTGCGTCTCGATCAGTCGCATCAGGGAGACGATGTACGGCGAGTCGACGGCCCCAAGCGTCTTGCGCGGCTTTGGCATCCGTAAAGCATCCCATCCCGATTTGGCACACGCCATGGCAGTAGCATCTGACCGTGAAACGCCTGGTGTATTCCGTGATCAAGGATCGCCCTGACACAGCCGCAGGCAGGATCTTCAGTGTTTCGATGTCTGCGCTGATTCTTGTGAACGTGGTTTTTGTGCTCTTGGACACCATGAGGCAGCAGCCGGCGACGTTGGCTGCGGCGTCAAGGGTCGTGGAAGTTGTCTCTGTGGGCATCTTCAGCGTTGAGTACTTGTTGAGACTGTGGACAGCGGATCTTCTCTATCCCGATTCGAGTCCCGCCTTGGCGAGGTTCCGCTATGTGCGGTCCGGTATGGCCGTCATTGACCTGGTATCCATCCTGCCGTTCTACTTGGCCACGTTGATGCTGGTGGATCTGCGGATTCTTCGGGTGTTGCGTTTGGTTCGCCTGGCTCGGGTGTTCAAGCTCGGACGGTACTTCGAAGGGCTTGCGACGGTGGGGCGGGTGCTCAGGAAGTCGGCTCCTTCGCTCGCCTCGTCAATTTCGGTGGTTGTGCTGTTGATGATCGTCGCGTCGGTGTTGGAGTACTACGCCGAGAACCGTTCGCAGCCGGAACTTTTCGATTCGGCCTTCGCCGCGTTGTGGTGGGCGGTGGCGACTATCACGACGGTTGGATACGGGGACGTGTATCCGGTGACGCCCGTCGGGCAGGTGATCGGCGCGGTGATCGCGTTGCTGGGCGTGGCGCTGGTGGCCATTCCGACAGGCATAATCAGCGCCGGTTTCGTGGAGGAGCGGGCCTCGGGGCCCAGACCCTGACGGCGCGGCCCAGTTGCTGGAAACGGGTCACTGATCGTCGTCGGCGGCGTTCTGCGCGGCTGTGCGGAGGGCTGCCACCACGCGGTCGACTGTCTCCGCGGTGCTGGCCGACGCGTCGGCGGCGGCGCGGGTTTCCTCGGCGAGGGCTCCGACCTGGCCGCCAAGGACGGGGGAGCCTTGTTCCGAGGCGATCACGCCGACCGCGACCAGCGCCTCAATGGCGAGTAACCGCTCGAGGTGGTCTAGCGCGTGATCGGCCAACTGGGCGGCGCTGTAGGCCAGTGACGAATGGTCTTCCACGCCGTCGCCGACTGGGGAGCCGGCGAGGGTTACGGGGGCCGCCGCCTGCGTGATTCGGGCGGCTTCGGCGGAGGCGGTTTGAGCCAGGATGAAGGGGACTGAGAAGGTCCCCGGCGCGGCAGCCGCCGCCATCTGAGCGGCCAGCTCGACGCCCGACCTGAGGCGTTTGATCTGCAGCGCGACCCGTCGCTCGGCCAAGATGGCGACGTGGGCGAACGCCACCCGCAGCGCTTCCAGGCTGATCGCGAGGCCGACTATGGAGAAGTTCCCGTTTGAGACGAAAGCCCGCCTGGAAGCGTCCAGATAGGGGTTGTCGGGAGAACTCGCCAGTTCCGCGGCCACGGCCGTCTCAAGCGCGGCAAGTTGATCAAGCAGCGCGCCATGGACTTGGGGCACGGTGCGCAGCGATATGGGGTCCTGAATTGAGGACGGCGGGCGTTTTCCCTGGGCCAGGTCGCCGCCGGCCAACGCCGCGCGCAGCCGCCGGCCTGAGGTCTGCTGGCCTTGCAATGGACGGGCGGCCAGAGCGGCCGAGTCCAAAGGGCTGAGGTTCGCGCCCAGCGCGTCGAAGCTGAGAGCCGCGACCAGGTCCGCGCCGAGGGCCGCGCGGGCGGCTCTTTGTTGGAGAAGCGCGGCGGCGGCGATCGAAACGGCGTTGGCGGCGACTAAAGCCAGGGCGTCTTTAGGCCCGAGCCGGAGTGGCGCGAGCCCCCGAGCCCGCAGCGCTTGGGCGCCCGGCAGCGGCGAGTCCGGGCCGGGGATCCACGCCGATCCTTCGCCGAGGAGGACCTGGCCGATCGCGGCCAGTTGGGAAAGGTCCCCGGCGCTGATGGTCCCGTCGGC from Bifidobacteriaceae bacterium includes these protein-coding regions:
- a CDS encoding methylenetetrahydrofolate reductase, whose protein sequence is MPILDAIRSASPSVSFEFYPPRDGVTFGPLLERAARLEVLRPDFVSVTYGAGGGADGSSRQAASLRATGRLAGATSAPRLAHLTLAGHSRSELAQVVGDFLAGGVDGFMALRGDPQGGPSAPWRPVADGLTYAYQLVELIRELSPAPIGVAAFPFGHPSAASLEHDAVVLALKQKSGADFALSQVLFDADAYSRMVERMTRAGATLPIIPGIMPVTGTARREKLELFSGGPLPAALAERVAGAGGAEEVDRIGVDWSVKLVGELLERGAPGIHFYTLNSSAVTEAICREAGLDARR
- a CDS encoding DUF4192 domain-containing protein; amino-acid sequence: MNTPTYLLEKASGLDVVALLPAHIGFTPQDSIVVGAVHPPRGRLGVVVRLDRLRADRDVLRELAAGRADWLRQSGARASFLVRYAPPGAEAVEEDEAFWVWADVLGERLPVIGCWDVMGEAHQELDPAARRRIGPVFGPQDLQSTRAAATLALAGLAPKARREDLARIELAPEAARKAARAAQLRARDQTLALGPEQLRGWRLAGLEVWARWQRRLLQRPGAAVPPSQLGRLAALLADQVARDAVMASAFVGAGEAPKRIVCGGDASALFDPWASRGVDQDLADASLDLLTQVASHLTPRRRGAVYALGATWHWWCGNGPAAEEWARAAMDCHDCPQLAALVLAVLEREIFPAALQRLAA
- a CDS encoding RNA polymerase sigma factor codes for the protein MRIRSGYVAKATTASSTEAAQPTDSARSSSRASTKTTPSKPAARTRTAAKAPAAKVPAAKAPARKAKAEKPAPAPTAAEEEAVATASDTAEQTPAKRTRAPRRTTAKAAAAKRAADLPEDGDEPEAEPELEGPPADAPEEALAAVEEEEEEDARGFVFSDSDEDDAPAVQVQVAGATADPVKDYLKQIGKVALLNAEQEVELAKRIEAGLFAEEKLATESGLEPKLRRELEWLANDGRRAKNHLLEANLRLVVSLAKRYTGRGMLFLDLIQEGNLGLIRAVEKFDYTKGFKFSTYATWWIRQAITRAMADQARTIRIPVHMVEVINKLARVQRQLLQDLGREPTPEELGRELDMTPEKVAEVQKYGREPISLHTPLGEDGDSEFGDLIEDSEAVVPAEAVSFTLLQEQLHAVLDTLSEREAGVVSMRFGLTDGQPKTLDEIGKVYGVTRERIRQIESKTMSKLRHPSRSQVLRDYLD
- a CDS encoding DUF3152 domain-containing protein, whose product is MTKRQSGLHRDKGSGRDSAARTAVRRSAGLGVVAGVALVLVVWGAANVWGPSGADWLARVATSSPSTSPSPAGPSPAKSGFLDQSAVRAGDWSPPSPSPPVPSPSSAPPAPAVPVRATVTYEIASRGAVSADLEDFATQVARYLSDPLGWPGAGVEFKRVDSGGLITIWLVEDSQVPSFSSICSTGLSCSIGRNIIINEVRWLESAPPGVMDEVPLDQYRMMVVNHEVGHWLGHHNHSSCPGPGRVAPLMMQQSKGLNGCTFNPYPLPNELTAPDLFP
- a CDS encoding NERD domain-containing protein yields the protein MADEPTAGPPPPKEMRLRYAGQCRLCGQELAAKTRAVYEPASKTVLCLECAGAGGAETEGAETASLAPRAPDPVPSAQDPAPKAKDEPAPALPADVYVIGDPGRSARQEFERRHKKREDRVRTAHPKIGGFLLAISDDPQSTAAWSTGATGEEVLGKRMNQAAGPLFRVLHDRRIPRSTANIDHIVVAGSGVWVVDAKRYKGRPALRVEGGILSPRVEKLTVGGRDCTKLVDGVLKQVGIVQGILDQHGEGAPVFGALCFVDADWPLFGGAIKTKGVRALWWDKLSAVIRAAGPLGEADVYRVWSLLAGGLPDR
- a CDS encoding HNH endonuclease encodes the protein MGSRVVGMAMARLDDWSGFPADPVGDPRAGVCEAHELGWCSCWWEGLDASELLDLAASFGPGPQAAMVLARVADMDEVSQRDRIRLVGLWEAQSRWCAGQGALTLAKACRDAEERADEAGVSPPRSLIAEAALVAGLTSYAAHMAARVGQAGLDEPAIGDALAAGVLGVSAGNAILRAAERLEDPANQRRVLAHGAALAAQGQSRPRIQEGCEQLATDLDPAGLSHAHEVAYLERSIRFRSRSAAMGVITVFGAAHELSRIIELVGAAARAGGPGDPRTADQRRYDAFVGCFLEQAAGAGGSPGADPVGGDETGSEGGANSRRRPPAGGRMPRCEVLVRMDATTLLGLDNRAGLILGVGPVPAEVGRAIAKDATWRGLFVDPASGRPVWQSERRFRAGMVFGAVSGQRAGAGPPQNGPEAGLEHACGTNGDQAHSGCCCGGEGGGSSPPGTGSESAMAAVGVNPWGEAKDWPMEVEANNAYSPGARLRRWLAVRQPTCANPACGRKHAGCEVDHIDPYDPSSPAEDQTVLANLQHLTKGCHELKTHFGWDYGRDPETGITTITTPLGFVYQRQPDRLA
- a CDS encoding ion transporter — its product is MKRLVYSVIKDRPDTAAGRIFSVSMSALILVNVVFVLLDTMRQQPATLAAASRVVEVVSVGIFSVEYLLRLWTADLLYPDSSPALARFRYVRSGMAVIDLVSILPFYLATLMLVDLRILRVLRLVRLARVFKLGRYFEGLATVGRVLRKSAPSLASSISVVVLLMIVASVLEYYAENRSQPELFDSAFAALWWAVATITTVGYGDVYPVTPVGQVIGAVIALLGVALVAIPTGIISAGFVEERASGPRP
- a CDS encoding aromatic amino acid lyase; this translates as MSGPDKGPVGIGGQLRPSDVARVADGAPVRVDPGVRERLAAERAVVEEALAGGVPVYGLNRGLGPLRDSQIPDDREEEFQRFVIASHAAAIGPPLPKRMARAAILVRLATLSRGGSGASLGLFNALVELLNRDVIPVIPADGTISAGDLSQLAAIGQVLLGEGSAWIPGPDSPLPGAQALRARGLAPLRLGPKDALALVAANAVSIAAAALLQQRAARAALGADLVAALSFDALGANLSPLDSAALAARPLQGQQTSGRRLRAALAGGDLAQGKRPPSSIQDPISLRTVPQVHGALLDQLAALETAVAAELASSPDNPYLDASRRAFVSNGNFSIVGLAISLEALRVAFAHVAILAERRVALQIKRLRSGVELAAQMAAAAAPGTFSVPFILAQTASAEAARITQAAAPVTLAGSPVGDGVEDHSSLAYSAAQLADHALDHLERLLAIEALVAVGVIASEQGSPVLGGQVGALAEETRAAADASASTAETVDRVVAALRTAAQNAADDDQ